The Faecalibacterium prausnitzii genome includes a window with the following:
- a CDS encoding cyclic lactone autoinducer peptide translates to MKKIMLLLSKVTCIMAMALAVLSVNSTCGFTAYQPDVPESLEHD, encoded by the coding sequence ATGAAAAAGATTATGTTGCTCTTGAGCAAGGTCACTTGCATTATGGCAATGGCTCTCGCAGTCTTGAGCGTGAACAGCACCTGTGGCTTTACGGCATATCAGCCGGATGTCCCGGAATCGCTTGAGCATGACTGA
- a CDS encoding accessory gene regulator B family protein, which translates to MWERTLSQKLVRLFCEQKVVDESKADAYVYGYELLISSVVSVLLVILVSAVCGDVRYSLSFLIGFIPQRIYIGGYHATSHTRCYLAFTGLALICILLSKVIAANHLFRILTTAALMGIAIFFSPIEATNKPLGKKKRLSYKMVASVLSSIDFLFAIFNVLPDTRSITVYYISKWVLVIFAIIPFFQKQAKIS; encoded by the coding sequence ATGTGGGAACGCACGCTGTCTCAGAAATTAGTCCGTCTTTTCTGCGAACAAAAAGTGGTAGACGAATCAAAAGCGGATGCGTATGTCTATGGGTACGAGTTGCTCATATCGTCTGTTGTAAGTGTTTTGCTTGTCATCCTCGTCTCTGCCGTGTGTGGTGATGTTCGATACTCACTTTCATTTTTGATTGGGTTTATCCCGCAGAGAATCTACATTGGTGGATATCATGCAACGTCGCACACCAGATGCTATCTGGCATTTACCGGACTGGCACTTATCTGCATTTTGCTGAGTAAAGTAATTGCAGCCAATCACCTTTTTCGTATCCTGACAACAGCAGCTCTTATGGGCATCGCTATCTTTTTCTCTCCGATAGAAGCAACGAATAAGCCTTTAGGCAAAAAGAAGCGGTTAAGCTATAAGATGGTCGCATCTGTTCTTTCGTCAATAGATTTCCTGTTTGCCATTTTCAATGTGCTTCCGGACACCCGCAGTATAACGGTATACTACATTTCAAAATGGGTTTTAGTGATTTTTGCAATCATTCCGTTTTTTCAGAAACAAGCGAAGATATCCTAA
- a CDS encoding LytR/AlgR family response regulator transcription factor, translated as MLKYHVAVCDDEKSDLDGIVQSVQRYDVQGCFDIETYMDGNELLSELQMQKKSFDLLLLDIEMPSNGFQLAQSLIQMEKHPLVVFVTKRHEYAVQGYGIAFRYLVKPLDQTLFAAAMDAVLQELNSKHFTIEYDGVTMSLETSDIYFLESHGHKVLIHCKEQDLTLRMSIPEALEQLPKRCFVSPHKSYLVNMEHIVYATGTAVFLSSGHQLPISRRKRQEFNQNFNAYLGR; from the coding sequence ATGCTGAAGTACCACGTTGCAGTCTGCGATGATGAGAAGTCAGACCTTGATGGTATTGTTCAAAGCGTCCAGCGATACGATGTGCAAGGTTGCTTTGACATTGAAACTTACATGGACGGAAACGAACTTCTGAGCGAATTGCAAATGCAGAAGAAATCCTTCGATTTGCTGCTGCTCGACATTGAGATGCCATCCAACGGTTTTCAGCTGGCACAATCCCTGATTCAAATGGAGAAGCATCCCTTGGTGGTATTTGTCACGAAGCGGCACGAGTATGCTGTGCAGGGATATGGCATTGCATTCCGCTACCTTGTCAAACCTTTGGATCAGACGCTGTTCGCTGCGGCGATGGACGCTGTCCTTCAGGAACTGAACTCCAAACATTTCACAATCGAATACGATGGTGTCACCATGTCCTTGGAAACATCAGATATTTACTTTCTGGAAAGCCACGGACATAAAGTTCTGATCCACTGCAAGGAGCAAGACCTTACATTGAGAATGAGCATTCCTGAAGCCTTGGAGCAGCTTCCCAAACGATGCTTCGTGTCGCCACACAAAAGTTATCTTGTCAATATGGAACACATTGTTTACGCTACTGGAACCGCTGTTTTTCTTTCCAGCGGACATCAGCTACCGATCAGCAGGAGGAAGCGTCAGGAGTTCAATCAGAACTTTAACGCTTATTTGGGAAGATGA
- a CDS encoding GHKL domain-containing protein: MILYYFVEFAGSFANIALLLLFIGRLFPKKEPVSKWFYVYVVLMIAGQCALSLFPDWVTQRTIYLLVGGFFLALLFYEVRPWQAVFASGAFFTLIALVEVLAMLLIGLRIPDTDILMQAGAARLVYVVFSNLIQVPLVVLISHFFSRKGNALRILWLLPIIAIQIASIAVCYVAQYHAADEYFPDYMVGLMAVLLLINILIVFYVEALRENELEKFKAKFNEQQYNLQMEYYQQLKERQEEVRSLRHDVKKYILAMQAVAEHGDTEELHKIAQAATDIFERSTNVSAVGNPVVDALLNYYLRIAEKNNIKVKLDVTIPEVLTISSLSLSIILGNTFDNAIEACCSLPAEQRTIHLQLRKQYRSLFYRLENPYSDTSRGIRIGEHHGYGLKNINRIVQENHGDFYTKKKDGVFTVQVRLNCEN; the protein is encoded by the coding sequence ATGATACTTTATTATTTCGTTGAGTTTGCAGGGAGCTTTGCCAACATCGCTCTGTTGCTGCTTTTTATCGGTCGGCTATTTCCTAAAAAGGAGCCCGTTTCAAAATGGTTCTATGTGTATGTTGTGCTTATGATCGCTGGCCAGTGTGCACTAAGCTTATTCCCGGACTGGGTAACGCAGCGCACGATCTATCTTTTAGTTGGCGGATTTTTCCTCGCACTGCTGTTTTACGAAGTGCGACCATGGCAGGCGGTTTTTGCAAGCGGAGCTTTCTTTACGCTGATTGCTTTGGTGGAAGTGCTTGCAATGCTCCTGATCGGGCTGCGCATCCCTGATACCGATATTCTGATGCAGGCTGGGGCAGCACGGTTGGTTTATGTTGTTTTTTCAAACCTGATTCAAGTTCCACTTGTAGTCCTGATCTCACATTTTTTCAGTCGAAAGGGAAATGCTCTGCGCATCCTATGGCTGTTGCCAATTATTGCGATTCAAATCGCAAGCATCGCTGTCTGTTATGTGGCACAGTATCATGCTGCGGATGAGTATTTCCCGGATTATATGGTCGGCCTTATGGCTGTGCTTCTCCTTATAAACATCCTGATCGTGTTCTATGTGGAAGCTCTCCGGGAAAATGAACTGGAAAAATTCAAAGCCAAGTTCAATGAGCAGCAGTACAATCTTCAAATGGAATACTACCAGCAGCTCAAAGAACGTCAGGAAGAAGTCCGTTCTCTACGGCATGATGTGAAGAAATACATTCTGGCGATGCAGGCAGTTGCAGAACACGGCGATACCGAAGAACTTCACAAGATTGCACAAGCTGCCACGGATATTTTTGAGCGTTCCACAAATGTTTCTGCTGTCGGAAACCCTGTTGTTGATGCTCTTTTGAATTATTACCTACGCATCGCAGAGAAGAATAACATCAAGGTCAAACTGGATGTGACGATTCCTGAAGTTCTGACGATCTCATCGCTGTCTTTGAGCATCATCCTCGGAAATACATTTGACAATGCCATTGAAGCCTGTTGCAGTCTGCCAGCGGAACAGCGAACCATCCATTTACAGCTGCGCAAACAATATCGGAGCCTTTTCTATCGGCTGGAAAACCCATACAGTGATACTTCTCGCGGAATCCGCATCGGAGAACATCATGGTTACGGGCTAAAAAATATAAACCGTATCGTTCAGGAAAACCATGGTGACTTCTACACGAAAAAGAAAGACGGTGTATTTACGGTTCAAGTTCGCTTGAACTGCGAAAATTAA
- a CDS encoding DUF3847 domain-containing protein, translating to MTQPKSDLAYLRSEKAKAEQQLRYYKHREKILEHQIPELTRKARVHRLCTRAGMLESFLIAPEELTNDQVMELLKIAFRQPEVALALAKMIHDLQERRSVSNPLE from the coding sequence ATGACCCAGCCCAAATCCGACCTTGCCTATCTCCGCAGCGAAAAAGCCAAAGCGGAGCAGCAGCTACGCTACTACAAGCACCGTGAGAAAATTCTGGAACATCAGATACCGGAGCTGACCCGCAAAGCCCGTGTGCATCGTCTGTGTACCCGTGCCGGAATGCTGGAAAGTTTTCTGATTGCGCCGGAAGAACTCACCAACGATCAGGTGATGGAGCTGCTGAAAATTGCGTTCCGTCAACCAGAAGTTGCGCTGGCACTTGCAAAGATGATTCACGACTTGCAGGAACGCCGCAGCGTTTCAAACCCTTTAGAATAA
- the mobQ gene encoding MobQ family relaxase codes for MSCPHFKITIVKRSQGQSAVAGAAYQSGERLFSEYDQKTKFYNKKKELVHSEIMLPPHAPPGYADRATLWNAVESVENQWNSQLARRIVLALPREVPKDQYLPMLKEFCKEQFVSKGMIADFAIHDKGDGNPHAHILLTIRAMDEHGKWLPKARKVYDLDENSERIQLPSGNWKCHKENTVDWNDQKYAEVWRHSWEVVTNHYLEAAGRPERVDLRSFERQGVQQIPTVHLGPAAHQMEKRGIETFLGNLNRDIRAANSLMQSIRSTIRGLQRWIADLTEKKQILLDALEQAKEPTLSDLLVDYFNLRNEQRSDWSSKAQLKCSARDLNEVMQAVDYLKAHSLNTVEDLNAAIKDLSQTAAPLRKQLKQNENRMRAIAQIKDAAAIHAKLKPIHDTFLKKNFKLTKDAYAAQHKEELDAFNKAVRTLMKLNGGTTVDFSALDAEFSALQSGSAELRSQLETLQPDLTALKNVRKYIDLVLNKQQLSAPGGKTPEKESVLKQLEQLQQEKSKHKAITAMNREESL; via the coding sequence ATTTCGTGTCCGCATTTCAAAATCACCATCGTAAAACGCAGCCAAGGGCAGTCCGCTGTTGCTGGCGCAGCCTACCAGAGCGGCGAACGGCTGTTCAGCGAATACGACCAGAAAACGAAATTCTACAACAAGAAGAAAGAACTCGTCCACTCCGAGATCATGCTGCCGCCCCATGCGCCGCCCGGATATGCAGACCGGGCAACGCTCTGGAACGCAGTAGAATCCGTTGAAAATCAATGGAACTCGCAGCTTGCCCGCCGCATCGTGCTGGCACTTCCGAGAGAAGTTCCGAAAGACCAGTATCTTCCCATGCTCAAAGAATTTTGCAAAGAGCAGTTCGTTTCCAAGGGCATGATTGCTGACTTCGCCATCCATGACAAAGGCGATGGGAACCCACACGCCCACATTCTGCTGACCATCCGGGCAATGGACGAACACGGCAAGTGGTTGCCGAAAGCCCGCAAGGTTTACGACCTTGACGAAAACAGCGAGCGCATCCAGCTCCCATCCGGCAACTGGAAATGCCACAAGGAGAACACGGTGGACTGGAACGACCAGAAGTATGCCGAGGTCTGGCGGCACAGTTGGGAAGTTGTTACAAACCACTATCTTGAAGCCGCTGGCAGACCGGAACGTGTTGACCTCCGCTCATTCGAGCGTCAGGGAGTGCAGCAGATTCCGACCGTCCATCTCGGCCCCGCTGCTCACCAGATGGAAAAGCGAGGAATCGAAACCTTTCTCGGAAATCTCAACCGGGATATTCGCGCGGCCAACAGCCTGATGCAGTCCATTCGCAGCACTATCCGAGGTCTGCAACGCTGGATCGCAGACCTGACCGAAAAGAAGCAGATTCTTCTGGACGCACTGGAACAGGCCAAGGAGCCAACGCTGTCCGATCTTCTGGTGGACTATTTCAATCTCCGCAATGAGCAGCGCAGCGATTGGTCGAGCAAGGCGCAACTGAAATGTTCTGCCCGTGACCTCAACGAAGTCATGCAGGCTGTTGATTATCTGAAAGCCCACTCGCTGAACACGGTCGAGGACTTGAACGCTGCAATCAAAGACCTGAGCCAGACCGCCGCCCCGTTGCGTAAGCAGTTGAAGCAGAACGAGAACCGGATGCGGGCAATCGCCCAGATCAAGGACGCTGCTGCCATCCATGCCAAGCTGAAGCCCATCCACGATACCTTTCTAAAGAAGAACTTCAAGCTGACAAAGGATGCCTATGCAGCCCAGCACAAAGAAGAACTGGACGCTTTCAATAAAGCTGTCCGCACTCTGATGAAGCTGAACGGCGGCACGACCGTGGATTTTTCGGCATTGGATGCCGAATTTTCTGCGCTGCAATCGGGCAGCGCAGAGCTGCGCAGCCAGCTGGAAACTTTGCAGCCTGACCTGACCGCACTGAAAAATGTGCGCAAGTATATCGACCTTGTGCTGAATAAGCAGCAGCTTTCCGCACCGGGCGGCAAGACCCCAGAGAAAGAATCTGTGCTGAAGCAGTTGGAGCAGCTTCAGCAAGAAAAATCAAAACACAAAGCGATTACCGCCATGAACCGCGAAGAATCGCTCTAA
- a CDS encoding recombinase family protein translates to MEKDKKVTALYCRLSKDDGSAHESLSIRTQKAMLMEYATRNGFGNCQYYVDDGYSGTNSDRPAFQELLDDIRDGKVATVITKDQSRLGRNHIETGTYMEIFFPEHGVRYIAINDGYDSNEQSQMDIAPFRNIINEMYAKDTSRKIKSALRTRKKSGKYISSGAPFGYQKDPADHNHLVIDPNTAPVVEYLYSLAEEGLGLHRIAKRLHDEKILKPCYYKKEMFGRFVDDEKMYDWDSAYVSQILHSPVYAGHIIYEAKPTVSMKSKKRRYIPFEERAIVPNTHEAIIPQDRWENVQRILYSRSGSFMCDKTEYDNIFKGIVRCADCGRTMLVKVEARRKRNNILDQTFYCCSTYRKYGAKACASHNLEARVLHEAVLADIQAHAKAAVGNRDALVRKIADQMHLRVSSDRAQHKRELKQCKARIAEIEDLYAKLYEDVSKGLLPEKRFQMLADRYDKEQAELTEKIEQYEQEGRAEHDQMDKIQDFIDEVSKYAGITELNYKILHQLIDKILVSKAEKVDGEYVQKIQIFYRFIGPLDAIE, encoded by the coding sequence ATGGAAAAGGACAAAAAAGTAACCGCTTTATACTGCCGCCTGTCAAAAGATGACGGGTCAGCCCATGAAAGCCTGAGCATCCGCACACAAAAGGCGATGCTTATGGAGTATGCCACACGCAACGGTTTCGGAAATTGCCAGTACTATGTCGATGATGGTTACAGTGGAACGAACTCTGACCGTCCTGCCTTTCAAGAACTGCTGGATGATATCCGGGATGGAAAGGTAGCGACCGTCATTACCAAAGACCAATCCAGACTTGGACGCAACCACATCGAAACCGGAACGTATATGGAAATCTTTTTTCCGGAACACGGTGTCCGCTATATTGCAATCAACGATGGTTACGATTCCAACGAGCAATCCCAGATGGATATTGCTCCGTTCAGAAACATCATCAATGAAATGTATGCCAAGGATACTTCCCGTAAAATCAAGAGTGCTCTTCGGACACGCAAGAAAAGTGGGAAGTATATCTCCAGCGGCGCACCGTTTGGCTATCAGAAAGACCCTGCCGACCACAACCACCTTGTGATCGACCCGAATACCGCCCCTGTTGTTGAGTATCTCTATTCATTGGCGGAGGAAGGACTTGGGCTTCACCGTATCGCCAAACGGCTTCACGATGAGAAAATCCTGAAGCCGTGCTACTACAAAAAAGAGATGTTTGGTCGCTTTGTCGATGATGAAAAGATGTATGATTGGGATTCTGCCTATGTCAGTCAAATTCTGCACAGCCCGGTCTACGCCGGACACATCATCTATGAAGCAAAACCTACTGTGTCCATGAAATCCAAGAAGCGACGTTATATCCCTTTTGAAGAACGTGCTATTGTTCCGAACACGCATGAAGCAATCATCCCACAAGACCGTTGGGAGAATGTGCAGCGAATCCTTTATAGCCGTTCCGGTAGTTTTATGTGCGATAAGACCGAATACGACAACATCTTCAAAGGAATCGTTCGCTGCGCAGATTGTGGCAGAACAATGTTGGTCAAAGTTGAAGCCCGCCGCAAACGCAATAACATTTTGGATCAGACATTTTATTGTTGCAGCACTTATCGGAAGTATGGTGCGAAAGCCTGCGCCTCTCACAACTTGGAAGCCCGTGTTTTGCATGAAGCTGTCCTTGCTGACATTCAGGCACACGCAAAGGCCGCTGTGGGCAACCGAGACGCCCTTGTGCGAAAAATTGCAGACCAGATGCACCTTCGGGTATCTTCTGACCGGGCGCAGCACAAGCGGGAATTGAAACAGTGTAAAGCAAGAATCGCAGAAATCGAAGATTTGTACGCAAAACTTTATGAGGATGTGTCAAAGGGGCTTCTCCCGGAGAAACGTTTTCAAATGCTTGCAGATCGCTATGACAAGGAACAGGCTGAACTGACCGAAAAAATCGAGCAGTACGAACAGGAAGGTCGTGCTGAACACGATCAGATGGATAAGATTCAGGATTTTATTGATGAAGTCAGCAAGTATGCTGGCATCACCGAACTGAACTATAAGATTCTGCACCAGCTGATCGACAAGATTCTGGTATCCAAAGCGGAAAAGGTCGATGGCGAATACGTCCAGAAAATCCAGATTTTCTACCGCTTTATCGGCCCATTGGATGCCATTGAGTAA
- a CDS encoding DNA topoisomerase: MPLSNNVRKVTSENYPTDAGREGELIFRLVYQQAGCKKPFSRLWLSSMEENAIREGFANLKPSTEYDALYNAALCRERADWMVGINASRLFSCLYNQPLAVGRVMTPVLAMTVVREAAIAAFVPEKFYTVNLELTSGCTASSRRIPEKSVAENLLEACRKEMVATIQRITRKEKSENPPPLYDLTTLQRDANRLLGYSAQQTLDYVQSLYEKKLTTYPRTDSCYITDDDEEMLEELTEELESFLDIAPEDVDEAVPRTRRTVNREKVTDHHAILPTRSMLQADLGSLPKGEQNVLKLIIARTLMAVSKPFRYLETLLTTECAGEKFTAKGKEILEEGWKAVERKVLADILNRKQELTALPNAAENECGILNAELKEGQTSPPKHFTEDLLLHAMETASADSMPEGVERQGIGTPATRAATIEKLVQKGFLERKGTKKTKVLLPTDKGKALITVMPEEIQSPEMTADWETKLLQIERSEMEPETFMTEIKEMISSLVTTTEAAKGANALMKNKIIGVCPNCGANVVEREKGWFCENRECRFVLWKDNAFFKRLGKRLDAHVADKLLRDGRVRLKDCKSAKGKTYNATVLLSCEADGRSKFSLEFENGGC; the protein is encoded by the coding sequence ATGCCATTGAGTAACAACGTCAGAAAAGTCACCTCCGAGAACTATCCAACAGATGCAGGACGCGAGGGAGAACTGATCTTCCGTTTGGTGTACCAGCAAGCAGGTTGCAAAAAGCCCTTTTCTCGCCTGTGGCTGTCCAGCATGGAGGAAAACGCTATCCGGGAGGGCTTCGCCAACCTGAAACCATCAACTGAATACGATGCGCTGTACAATGCAGCACTCTGCCGGGAACGTGCCGACTGGATGGTCGGCATCAATGCGTCCCGGCTTTTTTCGTGTCTGTACAACCAGCCCTTGGCGGTGGGACGTGTTATGACTCCGGTGCTTGCCATGACGGTGGTGCGGGAAGCCGCCATCGCTGCCTTTGTGCCGGAGAAATTCTACACGGTGAATCTGGAACTGACCAGCGGCTGCACGGCATCCAGCCGCCGTATTCCCGAAAAATCCGTTGCCGAAAACCTGCTGGAAGCCTGCCGAAAGGAGATGGTAGCAACGATCCAGCGCATCACCCGCAAGGAAAAATCCGAAAATCCGCCGCCGCTGTACGATCTGACCACCCTTCAGCGAGATGCCAACCGCCTGTTGGGATACAGCGCACAGCAGACGCTGGACTATGTGCAGAGCCTGTATGAGAAGAAACTTACCACTTATCCCAGAACTGATAGCTGCTATATCACCGACGATGACGAGGAAATGCTGGAGGAACTGACCGAGGAGTTGGAAAGTTTTCTCGACATTGCCCCGGAAGATGTGGACGAGGCGGTGCCCCGGACACGGCGCACCGTCAACAGGGAAAAAGTCACCGACCACCACGCCATTCTGCCCACTCGCAGTATGCTGCAAGCCGATCTGGGCTCACTGCCCAAGGGGGAGCAGAACGTCCTGAAGCTCATCATCGCCCGGACGCTGATGGCAGTCAGCAAGCCCTTCCGTTATCTGGAAACCCTGCTGACCACCGAATGTGCCGGGGAGAAATTTACCGCCAAGGGCAAGGAGATTCTGGAGGAAGGCTGGAAAGCAGTGGAGCGCAAGGTGCTGGCAGACATCCTGAACCGGAAACAGGAACTCACCGCCCTGCCCAACGCAGCGGAAAACGAGTGCGGCATCCTCAACGCCGAACTGAAAGAGGGGCAGACCTCGCCGCCGAAGCATTTTACCGAGGACCTTCTACTTCATGCGATGGAAACTGCCAGTGCGGATAGTATGCCGGAGGGTGTGGAGCGTCAGGGTATCGGCACTCCAGCAACCCGTGCCGCCACTATCGAAAAGCTGGTGCAGAAGGGCTTTCTGGAACGGAAAGGCACCAAGAAAACCAAGGTGCTGCTGCCCACGGATAAGGGAAAAGCCCTCATCACTGTGATGCCCGAAGAAATCCAATCCCCGGAAATGACCGCTGATTGGGAAACAAAACTGCTGCAAATCGAGCGCAGCGAAATGGAGCCAGAAACTTTTATGACTGAAATCAAAGAGATGATCTCCTCGCTGGTAACGACCACCGAGGCTGCGAAAGGAGCGAATGCGCTTATGAAAAACAAAATCATCGGTGTCTGCCCCAACTGTGGTGCAAATGTTGTGGAGCGTGAAAAGGGCTGGTTCTGCGAGAACCGGGAGTGCCGCTTTGTGCTGTGGAAGGACAATGCGTTCTTTAAGCGGCTAGGCAAGCGGCTGGACGCTCATGTGGCGGACAAGCTGCTGCGGGATGGTCGGGTCCGCCTGAAGGACTGCAAGAGTGCCAAGGGCAAGACCTACAACGCCACCGTGCTGCTGTCCTGTGAAGCGGATGGCCGCAGCAAGTTCAGTCTGGAATTTGAGAATGGGGGCTGCTGA
- a CDS encoding YodL domain-containing protein, protein MKDDAVIKDNEAVYLLNEQTYLHLRENLQGVGYEVFDKNSPLPVEEGQIPREALGNTQRRIETARAYYLAEHQDEPVGRIQNVAVTTLEKFRSGVRRRRNLAPRSLPENDVRFIDPQYNELFRVPDGSVVQMTYPDGHQRSEKVEYLDDYHMKIGSSVQHICEFAERMARSHAIVEPEPLTQQEQRAWNLEYDYYLTVQAADNGSWEYALYQGDCCLLERGKIDAPELMIEEVRDEIMYTHNLRNKDCITLTQEEFAQKLADRNEIQSYRMKQFQQSGHDCYLVMQLHQDADPALRFAAMRYLNKQNIAPSIENYEILYRGNLPEGKRSVPQAELLEQLYQKFNCARPLNYHGHSLSVSDVIMLNQDGKISAHYVDSIGFKELPRFLDKKQERTSVLMNLREKCDAPECNPTVCRKVRDAHEL, encoded by the coding sequence ATGAAGGATGATGCCGTGATAAAGGACAACGAGGCGGTCTACCTCCTCAACGAGCAGACGTATCTGCATCTGCGGGAAAATCTCCAAGGTGTCGGGTACGAGGTTTTTGACAAGAATAGCCCGCTCCCGGTGGAGGAAGGGCAGATTCCGCGGGAAGCTCTGGGCAACACCCAGCGGCGCATCGAGACTGCCCGTGCGTACTATCTGGCAGAGCATCAGGATGAGCCTGTGGGGAGGATTCAGAATGTTGCGGTTACGACCTTAGAGAAGTTTCGCTCCGGGGTTCGCAGGCGCAGGAATCTAGCCCCGCGCTCTCTGCCGGAGAACGATGTGCGGTTCATTGACCCGCAGTACAATGAGCTGTTCCGGGTGCCGGACGGCAGCGTGGTGCAGATGACCTACCCGGATGGGCACCAGCGTTCCGAGAAGGTCGAATATCTCGATGACTATCACATGAAGATTGGTTCCTCTGTGCAGCACATCTGCGAATTTGCAGAGCGCATGGCACGCAGTCATGCCATCGTAGAGCCGGAACCTTTAACGCAGCAGGAGCAGCGGGCGTGGAATCTGGAATACGACTATTATCTCACTGTGCAGGCGGCAGATAATGGCTCGTGGGAGTATGCGCTCTATCAGGGCGACTGCTGCCTGTTGGAGCGTGGGAAAATTGACGCGCCCGAACTGATGATCGAAGAAGTGCGGGACGAAATTATGTACACTCACAACCTACGGAACAAGGACTGCATCACGCTCACGCAAGAGGAGTTTGCCCAGAAGCTCGCAGACCGAAACGAGATCCAGTCATACCGGATGAAGCAATTCCAGCAAAGCGGCCACGACTGCTATCTGGTCATGCAGCTGCATCAGGATGCAGACCCTGCGCTGCGCTTTGCCGCCATGCGCTATCTGAACAAGCAGAACATCGCTCCGTCCATTGAAAATTACGAGATCCTTTACCGGGGCAATCTCCCGGAAGGAAAGCGCAGCGTTCCGCAGGCAGAGCTGTTGGAACAGTTGTACCAGAAATTCAACTGTGCCCGCCCTCTGAATTACCATGGGCACAGCCTGTCGGTCAGTGATGTGATCATGCTGAATCAGGATGGGAAAATTTCAGCGCATTATGTGGACAGCATCGGCTTCAAGGAACTGCCGCGGTTTCTGGATAAAAAGCAGGAGCGCACCTCGGTGCTGATGAATCTCAGGGAAAAGTGCGATGCCCCGGAGTGCAATCCCACGGTATGCCGGAAAGTGAGGGATGCCCATGAACTTTAA
- a CDS encoding transposon-transfer assisting family protein has translation MNFNHEELMLMMLYNTGTRQGLVRELRLMQCYLMPDETALRELSEQVIEKLKRLTDAEFAGLEFPMN, from the coding sequence ATGAACTTTAACCACGAAGAACTGATGCTGATGATGCTCTACAATACCGGCACCCGGCAGGGGCTAGTGCGGGAGCTGCGGCTGATGCAGTGCTACCTGATGCCGGATGAAACTGCTTTGCGGGAACTGTCAGAGCAGGTCATTGAAAAGCTGAAACGGCTGACGGATGCCGAGTTTGCAGGACTGGAATTTCCAATGAACTGA
- a CDS encoding SDR family NAD(P)-dependent oxidoreductase, which produces MAGLKGKTGIVTGGSSGIGFQIANVLAQAGATVYVISRTGKPKEGVGESAPGVVHLQGDIGNAEAMKTLVAELAAKHNDCLNFLVNNAGVSYKCRAEDFPMEQFDNIMNVNVKYLFQMSVICYPYLKKSADKGRIINITSMSAHLGFSEVVPYCASKGAVLAMTRALAVEWAQDNITVNSIAPGWFRSKMNEQVVDAAREQKILNRMPLHAYGDTRDLGKMAEFLVGDGAAYITGQDFAVDGGALAFGY; this is translated from the coding sequence ATGGCAGGTTTGAAGGGAAAGACCGGTATCGTGACCGGCGGCAGCAGCGGGATCGGTTTCCAGATCGCAAATGTGCTGGCTCAGGCCGGCGCGACAGTTTATGTCATCAGCCGCACCGGCAAGCCCAAAGAGGGTGTAGGCGAAAGTGCACCGGGCGTTGTCCATCTGCAGGGGGACATCGGCAATGCAGAAGCTATGAAAACACTGGTGGCGGAGCTGGCCGCAAAGCATAACGACTGCCTGAATTTTCTGGTAAACAACGCAGGCGTCAGCTATAAATGCCGGGCCGAGGACTTTCCCATGGAGCAGTTTGATAATATCATGAATGTGAATGTCAAATATCTGTTCCAGATGAGTGTGATTTGCTACCCCTATCTGAAGAAAAGTGCGGACAAGGGCCGCATCATCAACATCACCAGCATGAGCGCCCATCTGGGCTTCAGCGAGGTGGTGCCGTACTGTGCCAGCAAGGGCGCTGTGCTGGCGATGACCCGCGCTCTGGCCGTGGAGTGGGCGCAGGACAACATCACCGTCAACAGCATCGCGCCGGGGTGGTTCCGCAGCAAAATGAACGAGCAGGTAGTGGACGCAGCCCGGGAGCAGAAAATTCTGAACCGGATGCCGCTGCACGCCTACGGTGACACCCGCGACTTGGGTAAGATGGCCGAGTTCCTGGTGGGCGATGGTGCCGCTTACATCACCGGACAGGATTTTGCCGTGGATGGCGGCGCACTGGCTTTCGGTTATTGA